The following coding sequences are from one Danio rerio strain Tuebingen ecotype United States chromosome 21, GRCz12tu, whole genome shotgun sequence window:
- the LOC100537272 gene encoding C-type mannose receptor 2 isoform X2, producing the protein MKSWHDALEDCISKGANLMSIQDLHERTWVRTQISSSIYWIGLNDIASEGNWEWSDGSVFYPYLSYWKEGQPDNWADNEDCGQVQGASNGQWNDETCTSRRQYICKRPNPNPAPACDSANGWQGFGSSCYRRKSSRKSWTAARSDCIRDGGDLVSINSADEEQYVTSRLDSSAFDLWIGFSTMKCTTLSCEVQANATSFSWSDASAASYINWPNGQPDLSDKANGVCTAMIKESGEDYGKWRTHVCRYERPYMCERALNTICPAGWLSFSGSCYWLVSNQHMLTSWYLAQTECFSMGANLLTIKSEEEQFFINAQLPDFHQVDIPDLWIGVSDKDQDGTFRWVDKTAIEFSNWSPNFPQDTPKQWDCGQIYTGNYAGKWESTNCFKNLGYICKMAGGQNVKPTPAPDSHCDEGYLLFQDHCFHFESESVKNWQDAESYCVAQNGHLVSVHDQETISFLTAHMSRSSWVGLNDIGKEGTFVWTDGTPANFLPWELNQPDNWQGNEDCVHIRGTEHHDTGKLNDLPCSATYPFICQKAKGQGPPAPPTSGPGWNEKCGSWMADPFNDYCYLLITLSMRRWADARSDCLNQGGDLLSITEPFEQGYIQAVIQNIPTGVSLWMGAHDQVTEGGWTWTDGSPFRYINWAAGNPDDYYGEDCLSILINSGAWNDDNCENKRGYICKRRGNTPKPPPPHDGFYTAYACQDSSMVLHCPQNSVINIQSAFYGRRSDKICPFGEGVSGVCTVEGTLARARKDCDNREFCFLFAYTESDPCPTVSKYLEVVYSCEQNVCVRGLGVEDGNITSSMLSASSSLSGRGADKARLHGDSCWMPSTAANSWIQVNVGAPKKITGVSIQGCPTAEHWVTAFRVQTSSDGLSWSDYNSDGGEYPGSVDKSSVEKRLFGTPVSAQYVRVLPLQWNGQAGLRLDILGCSPDYAVTCSAKPNLDHSTDRMTVHCPAGCVMEAYSVYGTETYRGDSNICAAAIHAGVVLNDIGGDCTLLKEPGQNFYSGSTKNGIVSRQFDGQYSVSYRFADGELRCSGPDWYEFGEFCYKPFQEKKTWHSARTACRALGADLVSIQSMTEQSWVESYLYMATSDVWIGLNDLDYSGLFTWSDHHEVTFTYWAPGEPNNHLGFHEDCVEMYHQTGHWNDVTCTELNSYICKSPRGHYPAPSVQPTVYGCPQGWDVFEYSCYWFEETARSREEAKEFCESRDSSLLHILDLYEQAHFTALMSKYSGHWWIGLRARGGQAGVDYYWDNDALITYTNWGRNEPNNHAGPCVTMTTTPLAGFWVNKQCEESFAFVCEAPRSGITPPTPAPTLPPVTGCDSGWGGEPSFRNCYRLFSVDFTLKKSWSSAREDCLSRGADLVSIHSPQEELFLAGFTKGKTSWIGLSINPLEGGYHWSDGTPVSHTNWGHGEPNNHNGRENCVEMVTSANGTSSWNDLNCDAHQDWICMIAKGKKPIIPPQPSSPEPAPECGSNPGWRKHNGVCYYFNDTDIVDFHVAMVRCYEEKSLLVSIADEAEQSYVVSLVGTGQVAAAWIGMRMFGVAGGEYLWVDLSPVTYVHWGPGEPNDANGEEQCVQMNRHPGSWNDANCGRASAGYVCKKYPGNDHTPPPPTAAWEGNCPEGWMKFHNKCFIFKGNHKHQKEIKANWMTARDWCRKEKGGDLAIIDNQSENDFVASYLQDLIVPVWIGLSDSLHEGKFAWSDGVSPVLYTNWADKEPNNVDGKEHCTAVTHNHLQTGRWNDESCELERGWVCSMKKSSSLPVPPPTRSPCPSSYSTYFNNCYKLFSEPRSWEEAQQACVKDGGNLASVDMSYDQAFISAAVQQSPSDAWIGLRRLSENDPYRWSDGWPVLFTHWGPGEPTSHKGEGCVSMHQASRFIQGTWNDTDCNAAKPYICKITKDKPPATPAPGDGKCLPGFWHYGRHCYFAYNGKVGFSWPEARHFCQQVNGGDLTSIHSRLEVEFIRNLNYTKYHNMWIGLTRDRSYGWGWTDLTAVGFTNWAPGEPNEAVHDGDVGKENCVEMYSDGTWNDNSCTQKRGFVCRHRQYYVTDDNGIVIPTDPSGTDAGVVAGAVIGALVCVALLLAVFYYVFSVKGVKPGDISFFRPDSKNVDVPAFTNPNFAGESES; encoded by the exons ATGAAGAGCTGGCACGACGCGCTGGAGGACTGCATCAGTAAAGGCGCAAACCTGATGAGCATACAGGACCTGCACGAGcgg ACGTGGGTGCGCACTCAGATCAGCTCCTCCATCTACTGGATTGGACTCAATGACATCGCGTCTGAGGGGAACTGGGAATGGAGCGACGGCAGCGTCTTCTACCCGTACCTGTC gtaCTGGAAGGAGGGGCAGCCGGATAACTGGGCAGATAATGAGGACTGTGGGCAGGTTCAGGGCGCCAGCAACGGCCAGTGGAACGACGAAACCTGCACATCCCGACGACAGTACATTTGCAAACGACCCAACC CGAACCCGGCTCCGGCCTGTGACTCCGCTAACGGCTGGCAGGGCTTCGGCTCCAGCTGTTATCGGAGAAAGAGCAGCAGGAAGAGCTGGACGGCGGCCCGCAGCGACTGCATCCGTGACGGAGGAGATCTGGTGTCCATCAACTCTGCAGACGAGGAGCAGTACGTCACCAGCCGCCTCGACTCCTCCGCCTTCGACCTGTGGATCGGCTTCTCCACCATG AAATGCACCACTCTGTCCTGTGAAGTTCAAGCAAATGCCACCTCCTTCAGCTGGTCTGACGCCAGCGCAGCATCATACATCAACTGGCCCAACGGACAGCCGGACCTCTC AGATAAAGCCAATGGCGTGTGCACCGCTATGATCAAGGAGTCAGGAGAGGATTATGGGAAATGGCGGACTCACGTGTGCCGGTACGAGCGGCCGTACATGTGCGAGAGAGCTCTGAACA CCATCTGTCCCGCCGGCTGGCTCAGTTTCTCCGGCAGCTGCTATTGGCTGGTCAGTAACCAGCACATGTTGACCAGCTGGTACCTGGCCCAGACCGAGTGCTTCAGCATGGGAGCAAACCTGCTGACCATCAAGAG tgaagAGGAGCAGTTCTTCATTAATGCGCAGCTGCCTGACTTTCACCAGGTGGATATACCTGATCTGTGGATCGGTGTTTCAG ATAAAGACCAAGACGGGACATTTCGGTGGGTGGACAAGACTGCGATCGAGTTTTCAAACTGGAGCCCAAATTTCCCCCAGGATACACCAAAGCAGTGGGACTGCGGCCAGATCTACACCG GAAACTACGCCGGCAAATGGGAGAGCACCAACTGCTTTAAAAACCTCGGGTATATATGCAAGATGGCCGGCGGACAGAACGTGAAGCCCACCCCGGCTCCAG ACTCTCACTGTGATGAAGGATATCTGCTCTTCCAGGATCACTGCTTTCACTTCGAGAGCGAATCCGTCAAGAACTGGCAGGATGCAGAGAGCTACTGTGTGGCCCAGAACGGGCATCTGGTCAGCGTCCACGACCAGGAGACCATCAGCTTTCTGACAG CACACATGAGCAGGTCCTCCTGGGTGGGTCTGAATGATATCGGTAAAGAAGGCACGTTTGTGTGGACCGACGGGACTCCAGCT AACTTCCTCCCCTGGGAGCTGAACCAGCCAGATAACTGGCAGGGCAATGAAGACTGCGTTCACATCCGCGGGACAGAGCACCACGACACCGGCAAACTCAACGACCTGCCCTGCAGCGCCACCTACCCCTTCATCTGCCAGAAAG CCAAAGGTCAAGGGCCGCCTGCTCCCCCAACATCCGGTCCAG GCTGGAATGAGAAGTGTGGCTCGTGGATGGCCGACCCGTTCAATGACTACTGCTACCTGTTGATCACTCTCTCCATGCGGCGCTGGGCAGATGCTCGCTCCGACTGCCTGAACCAGGGTGGAGATCTGCTCAGCATCACCGAACCCTTCGAGCAGGGCTACATCCAGG CGGTGATCCAGAACATTCCCACCGGCGTGTCTCTGTGGATGGGCGCTCACGACCAGGTGACGGAGGGGGGATGGACGTGGACGGACGGGTCTCCGTTCCGCTATATCAACTGGGCAGCAG GAAACCCTGATGACTACTACGGTGAAGACTGTCTGTCTATTCTGATCAACTCTGGAGCGTGGAACGATGATAACTGTGAGAATAAGAGAGGCTACATCTGCAAGCGGCGCG GGAACACCCCGAAGCCTCCGCCACCGCACGACG GGTTCTACACAGCGTACGCCTGTCAGGACTCCAGCATGGTCCTCCACTGCCCCCAGAACAGCGTCATCAACATCCAGTCCGCTTTTTACGGCCGGCGCAGCGACAAGATATGCCCGTTTGGAGAAGGAGTGTCAG GAGTGTGCACTGTTGAGGGAACGCTGGCTCGGGCCAGGAAGGACTGCGACAACCGAGAGTTCTGTTTCCTGTTTGCATACACGGAGAGCGACCCTTGCCCGACTGTCTCCAAATATCTGGAGGTGGTGTACAGCTGCGAGCAGAACG tgtgtgtgcgcgGGTTGGGGGTGGAGGATGGAAACATCACCAGCTCCATGCTGTCGGCCTCCTCGTCTCTCAGTGGTCGAGGAGCAGATAAAGCCCGGCTGCACGGAGACTCCTGCTGGATGCCCTCCACTGCCG ccaaCTCCTGGATCCAGGTGAATGTGGGTGCGCCGAAGAAGATCACCGGTGTCTCCATCCAGGGCTGCCCGACCGCAGAACACTGGGTCACTGCATTCAGGGTCCAGACCAGCTCAGACGGGCTCTCCTGGAGCGACTACAACAGTGATGGaggg GAGTATCCGGGTTCTGTGGATAAGTCCAGTGTGGAGAAGCGTCTGTTCGGGACGCCGGTGTCGGCGCAGTACGTGCGGGTTTTGCCGCTGCAGTGGAACGGTCAGGCTGGCTTACGGCTGGACATTCTGGGCTGTTCCCCGGACT ATGCTGTGACGTGCAGTGctaaacccaacctggaccactCCACCGACAGGATGAC CGTTCACTGTCCGGCCGGGTGTGTGATGGAGGCGTACTCTGTGTACGGGACCGAGACGTATCGCGGG GACTCTAATATCTGCGCTGCAGCGATTCACGCCGGTGTGGTCCTGAATGACATCGGTGGAGACTGCACACTGCTGAAGGAGCCGGGCCAGAACTTCTACAGCGGATCCACAAAGAACGGCATCGTGTCCCGACA GTTTGACGGCCAGTACTCCGTGTCCTACCGCTTCGCTGACGGAG agctgAGATGTTCTGGTCCAGACTGGTATGAGTTCGGTGAGTTCTGCTATAAGCCGTTTCAGGAGAAGAAAACATGGCACAGCGCACGGACGGCCTGCAGAGCACTGGGAGCCGATCTGGTGTCCATCCAGTCCATGACGGAGCAGAGCTGGGTGGAGAGTTACCTGTACATGG CCACCAGTGACGTGTGGATCGGCCTGAATGATCTGGACTACTCAGGTCTGTTCACCTGGTCGGATCATCATGAAGTCACATTCACCTACTGGGCTCCTGGAGAACCCAACAACCACCTGGGCTTTCATGAGGACTGTGTGGAGATGTACCATCAG ACGGGACACTGGAATGACGTCACCTGCACTGAACTGAACTCCTACATCTGCAAATCCCCTAGAGGACACTATCCTGCTCCGTCTGTCCAGCCCACGGTCTACGGCTGCCCTCAG ggctgGGATGTGTTTGAGTATTCCTGCTACTGGTTTGAAGAAACTGCTCGGAGCCGAGAGGAGGCAAAAGAGTTCTGCGAGAGTCGAGACAGCTCCCTGCTGCACATCCTGgatct GTATGAACAGGCTCATTTTACCGCACTGATGAGCAAATACTCCGGTCACTGGTGGATCGGGCTGCGGGCGCGAGGAGGGCAGGCCGGGGTGGATTATTACTGGGACAATGATGCTTTAATCACGTACACCAACTGGGGTCGCAACGAACCAA ATAACCACGCTGGACCATGTGTCACCATGACAACAACCCCGCTGGCCGGATTTTGGGTCAACAAACAATGTGAAGAGTCGTTTGCGTTTGTGTGTGAAGCTCCTCGAAGCGGCATCACTCCACCGACCCCTGCGCCGACTCTGCCGCCGGTGACCGGGTGTGACAGCGGGTGGGGGGGCGAGCCCAGCTTCAGGAACTGCTACAGG TTGTTCTCTGTGGATTTCACACTGAAGAAGAGCTGGTCGTCTGCGCGGGAGGACTGTTTGTCCCGCGGGGCAGATCTGGTCAGCATCCACAGCCCACAGGAGGAGCTGTTTCTAGCCGGATTCACCAAGGGAAAGACCTCATGGATCGGCCTGAGCATCAACCCGCTGGAGGGAG GCTACCACTGGAGCGATGGGACACCCGTCAGTCACACCAACTGGGGCCACGGTGAGCCCAACAACCACAACGGGCGGGAGAACTGTGTGGAGATGGTGACCAGCGCCAACGGGACGTCCTCCTGGAATGACCTGAACTGCGACGCACACCAGGACTGGATCTGCATGATCGCCAAAGGAAAGAAGCCCATCATACCACCGCAGCCGTCATCGCCAGAACCAG CTCCTGAATGTGGATCCAACCCTGGCTGGAGGAAACACAACGGCGTCTGTTATTACTTTAACGACACTGATATCGTGGACTTTCACGTGGCGATGGTTCGCTGTTACGAGGAGAAATCTCTGCTGGTGTCCATCGCTGATGAAGCAGAGCAGTCGTACGTCGTCAGCCTG gtgggCACGGGTCAGGTGGCGGCGGCCTGGATTGGGATGAGGATGTTCGGGGTCGCCGGTGGAGAGTATCT atgggTTGATCTGTCTCCGGTCACCTATGTGCACTGGGGTCCTGGAGAGCCCAATGATGCTAACGGAGAAGAGCAGTGTGTCCAGATGAACAGACATCCAG GTTCCTGGAATGATGCTAACTGTGGCCGTGCCAGTGCTGGTTATGTGTGTAAGAAATATCCTGGGAACGACCACACACCGCCACCACCGACCGCCGCATGGGAGGGAAACTGTCCTGAAG GATGGATGAAATTCCACAACAAGTGCTTCATCTTCAAGGGGAACCACAAACACCAGAAGGAGATCAAGGCTAACTGGATGACGGCGCGAGACTGGTGTCGaaaagaaaaaggaggagatctTGCCATCATCGACAACCAGAGTGAAAACG ATTTTGTAGCTAGTTACCTCCAGGACCTGATTGTACCCGTCTGGATCGGTTTGTCTGATAGTCTGCATGAAGGGAAGTTTGCGTGGAGTGATGGAGTCAGTCCTGTATTATACACCAATTGGGCTGATAAAGAACCAAACAATGTAGACGGGAAG GAACACTGCACCGCCGTTACCCATAATCACCTGCAGACGGGCCGCTGGAACGATGAGAGCTGTGAGCTGGAGCGAGGATGGGTTTGCTCCATGAAGAAGT CGAGCAGCCTGCCCGTCCCACCGCCCACCAGGTCGCCCTGCCCGTCCAGCTACTCCACCTATTTCAACAACTGCTATAAGCTGTTCTCTGAGCCCCGGAGCTGGGAAGAGGCGCAGCAGGCCTGTGTGAAGGATGGAGGAAACCTGGCCAGTGTGGACATGAGCTACGACCAGGCCTTCATTTCCGCAGCCGTGCAGCAGAGCCCCTCCGACGCCTGGATCGGCCTCCGACGCCTG TCGGAAAATGACCCGTACAGATGGTCTGATGGCTGGCCGGTGTTATTTACCCACTGGGGTCCCGGAGAGCCCACCAGCCATAAGGGCGAGGGCTGCGTCAGCATGCACCAGGCCTCGCGCTTCATCCAGGGCACGTGGAACGACACCGACTGCAACGCCGCCAAACCCTACATCTGCAAAATCACCAAAG ATAAGCCTCCAGCGACGCCGGCTCCGGGCGATGGGAAGTGTCTGCCGGGGTTTTGGCACTACGGTCGGCACTGCTACTTCGCCTATAATGGGAAGGTGGGCTTCTCATGGCCAGAGGCGCGGCACTTTTGCCAGCAGGTGAACGGAGGAGATCTGACCTCCATCCACAGCCGCCTGGAGGTGGAGTTCATCCGCAACCTCAACTACACCAAATACCACAACATGTGGATCGGGCTGACCCGCGACCGCTCCT ACGGCTGGGGCTGGACCGACCTCACCGCAGTGGGCTTCACCAACTGGGCTCCTGGAGAACCCAATGAAGCCGTGCATGATGGAGACGTGGGCAAGGAGAACTGTGTGGAGATGTACAGCGACGGAACCTGGAACGACAACAGCTGCACGCAGAAGAGAGGCTTCGTGTGCCGACACCGCCAGT ATTATGTGACGGATGATA